The genomic stretch TTTACAAAGTGTGTCTGCCGTCTGAATCATTCCATTCACGGTTCAACCTCATACACGGCATAAGGCCGCAGACTTTCCATAAACTGCTTGGTTGCCGCAAGATCGAATTTCGGATCACGCGTTTCAATACACAGAAAAAAGCGATCGCGCGTGGCGTGTTCGAAACGTTCGACGTTGAACACCGGGTGATAAGGCTGCGGCAGGCCGTTGAGCGCGAACATTGCCAGCACCGCGGTGAAGGCCGCGAACAAAATCGTCACCTCGAACGTGATAGGAATGAACGAGGGCCAACTGTTAAACGGGCGACCGCCGACATTCAAGGGATAATCGATCACGGCGGCATAGTATTGAAAGAAGAAACCCACCAGGCAGCCGACGATTCCGCCGATCAAAACAAAGCGCGGCAAGCGGTTGCGATGCACATGTATCGCTTCCGCCAGGCCCTCCACCGGGAAAGGGGTGTAGGCGTCCAGCTTGCGATAGCCCGCGGCATGCGCGCGTTTGGCGCCTTCGAGCAAATCGTTGGGCGTTTCGAACTCGGCCATGAGGCCGTAGAGCGAAGACTCGTTTTTGGTGTTGAGGTTCATAGGCTAAATCTTACCCTCATACAAATCGCTTACCGGGAAGCACATCTCGTAGTCATTCCAATCTAAATTGCCATAAACGATGGAGAATTTTTTCAACTCTTTTAGGTGAAGATATTTTTTGAAAAGAG from Cytophagia bacterium CHB2 encodes the following:
- a CDS encoding DUF3341 domain-containing protein translates to MAEFETPNDLLEGAKRAHAAGYRKLDAYTPFPVEGLAEAIHVHRNRLPRFVLIGGIVGCLVGFFFQYYAAVIDYPLNVGGRPFNSWPSFIPITFEVTILFAAFTAVLAMFALNGLPQPYHPVFNVERFEHATRDRFFLCIETRDPKFDLAATKQFMESLRPYAVYEVEP